Proteins from one Peromyscus eremicus chromosome 8a, PerEre_H2_v1, whole genome shotgun sequence genomic window:
- the Krt16 gene encoding keratin, type I cytoskeletal 16 isoform X1, with protein MTTCSRQFTSSGSMKGSCGISGGSSRISSVLTGGSCRAPSTYGGLSVSSSRFSSGGACGMGGGYGGGFSSSSFGGGLGSGFGGGFGGGSFGGGFGGGLGGGFGGGDGLLVGSEKVTMQNLNDRLASYLDKVRALEEANTDLEVKIRDWYQRQRPTEIKDYSPYFKTIEDLKSKIIAATLENAQPILQIDNARLAADDFRTKYEHELALRQTVEADINGLRRVLDELTLARTDLEMQIESLKEELAYLKKNHEEEMLALRGQTGGDVNVEMDAAPGVDLSRILNEMRDQYEQMAEKNRRDAEAWFLSKTEELNKEVASNSELIQSGRSEVSELRRVFQSLEIELQSQLSMKASLENSLEETKGRYCMQLAQIQGLISSVEEQLAQLRCEMEQQSQEYNILLDVKTRLEQEIATYRRLLDGEDVHSSSSQHSSGQSYSSREAFSSSSRQPRSILKEQGSSSFSQSQSQSSRN; from the exons ATGACCACCTGCAGCCGCCAGTTCACCTCCTCTGGCTCCATGAAGGGCTCCTGCGGCATCAGTGGTGGCTCCAGCCGCATCTCCTCCGTCCTGACTGGAGGATCCTGCCGGGCTCCCAGCACCTATGGGGGCCTGTCAGTCAGCTCCTCTCGCTTCTCCTCTGGGGGAGCCTGCGGGATGGGGGGTGGCTACGGTGGGGGCTTCAGCAGTAGCAGCTTTGGGGGTGGCCTGGGTAGTGGCTTTGGGGGTGGCTTCGGTGGTGGCAGCTTTGGGGGTGGCTTCGGTGGCGGTCTTGGTGGTGGCTTCGGTGGTGGTGATGGGCTCCTGGTGGGCAGTGAGAAAGTGACCATGCAGAACCTCAATGACCGGCTGGCCAGCTACCTGGACAAGGTGCGAGCCCTGGAGGAGGCCAACACTGACCTGGAGGTGAAGATCCGTGACTGGTACCAGAGGCAGCGGCCCACTGAGATCAAAGACTACAGCCCTTACTTCAAGACCATCGAGGACCTGAAGAGCAAG ATCATTGCGGCCACTCTGGAGAATGCGCAGCCCATTTTGCAAATCGACAATGCCAGGCTGGCAGCTGACGACTTTAGGACCAA GTATGAGCATGAGCTGGCCCTGCGCCAGACTGTGGAGGCCGACATCAATGGCCTGCGCCGGGTGCTGGATGAGCTGACCCTGGCCAGGACTGACCTGGAGATGCAGATTGAGAGCCTGAAGGAGGAACTGGCCTACCTGAAGAAGAACCATGAGGAG GAGATGCTTGCCTTGAGGGGTCAGACTGGTGGGGATGTCAACGTGGAGATGGACGCAGCCCCTGGTGTGGACCTGAGCCGCATCCTGAATGAGATGCGAGACCAGTATGAGCAGATGGCGGAGAAGAACCGCAGAGATGCGGAGGCCTGGTTCCTGAGCAAG ACTGAAGAGCTGAACAAGGAAGTGGCCTCTAACAGTGAGCTGATACAGAGCGGCCGCAGTGAGGTGTCTGAGCTCCGCAGAGTATTCCAGAGCTTGGAGATCGAACTGCAGTCCCAGCTCAGCATG AAAGCATCCTTGGAGAACAGCCTAGAAGAGACCAAGGGCAGGTACTGCATGCAGCtggcccagatccagggcttgATTAGCAGCGTGGAGGAGCAGCTGGCTCAGCTGCGCTGTGAGATGGAGCAGCAGAGCCAGGAGTACAACATCTTGTTGGATGTGAAGACCCGGCTGGAGCAGGAGATCGCCACCTACCGCCGGCTGCTGGATGGCGAGGATGTCCA CAGCTCCTCCTCACAGCACTCATCTGGCCAGTCCTATTCTTCCCGAGAAG CCTTCTCCTCATCCTCTCGCCAGCCTCGGTCCATTCTGAAGGAGCAAGGCTCATCCAGCTTCAGCCAGAGCCAAAGCCAGAGTTCCAGGAACTAA
- the Krt16 gene encoding keratin, type I cytoskeletal 16 isoform X2: MTTCSRQFTSSGSMKGSCGISGGSSRISSVLTGGSCRAPSTYGGLSVSSSRFSSGGACGMGGGYGGGFSSSSFGGGLGSGFGGGFGGGSFGGGFGGGLGGGFGGGDGLLVGSEKVTMQNLNDRLASYLDKVRALEEANTDLEVKIRDWYQRQRPTEIKDYSPYFKTIEDLKSKIIAATLENAQPILQIDNARLAADDFRTKYEHELALRQTVEADINGLRRVLDELTLARTDLEMQIESLKEELAYLKKNHEEEMLALRGQTGGDVNVEMDAAPGVDLSRILNEMRDQYEQMAEKNRRDAEAWFLSKTEELNKEVASNSELIQSGRSEVSELRRVFQSLEIELQSQLSMKASLENSLEETKGRYCMQLAQIQGLISSVEEQLAQLRCEMEQQSQEYNILLDVKTRLEQEIATYRRLLDGEDVHSSSQHSSGQSYSSREAFSSSSRQPRSILKEQGSSSFSQSQSQSSRN; the protein is encoded by the exons ATGACCACCTGCAGCCGCCAGTTCACCTCCTCTGGCTCCATGAAGGGCTCCTGCGGCATCAGTGGTGGCTCCAGCCGCATCTCCTCCGTCCTGACTGGAGGATCCTGCCGGGCTCCCAGCACCTATGGGGGCCTGTCAGTCAGCTCCTCTCGCTTCTCCTCTGGGGGAGCCTGCGGGATGGGGGGTGGCTACGGTGGGGGCTTCAGCAGTAGCAGCTTTGGGGGTGGCCTGGGTAGTGGCTTTGGGGGTGGCTTCGGTGGTGGCAGCTTTGGGGGTGGCTTCGGTGGCGGTCTTGGTGGTGGCTTCGGTGGTGGTGATGGGCTCCTGGTGGGCAGTGAGAAAGTGACCATGCAGAACCTCAATGACCGGCTGGCCAGCTACCTGGACAAGGTGCGAGCCCTGGAGGAGGCCAACACTGACCTGGAGGTGAAGATCCGTGACTGGTACCAGAGGCAGCGGCCCACTGAGATCAAAGACTACAGCCCTTACTTCAAGACCATCGAGGACCTGAAGAGCAAG ATCATTGCGGCCACTCTGGAGAATGCGCAGCCCATTTTGCAAATCGACAATGCCAGGCTGGCAGCTGACGACTTTAGGACCAA GTATGAGCATGAGCTGGCCCTGCGCCAGACTGTGGAGGCCGACATCAATGGCCTGCGCCGGGTGCTGGATGAGCTGACCCTGGCCAGGACTGACCTGGAGATGCAGATTGAGAGCCTGAAGGAGGAACTGGCCTACCTGAAGAAGAACCATGAGGAG GAGATGCTTGCCTTGAGGGGTCAGACTGGTGGGGATGTCAACGTGGAGATGGACGCAGCCCCTGGTGTGGACCTGAGCCGCATCCTGAATGAGATGCGAGACCAGTATGAGCAGATGGCGGAGAAGAACCGCAGAGATGCGGAGGCCTGGTTCCTGAGCAAG ACTGAAGAGCTGAACAAGGAAGTGGCCTCTAACAGTGAGCTGATACAGAGCGGCCGCAGTGAGGTGTCTGAGCTCCGCAGAGTATTCCAGAGCTTGGAGATCGAACTGCAGTCCCAGCTCAGCATG AAAGCATCCTTGGAGAACAGCCTAGAAGAGACCAAGGGCAGGTACTGCATGCAGCtggcccagatccagggcttgATTAGCAGCGTGGAGGAGCAGCTGGCTCAGCTGCGCTGTGAGATGGAGCAGCAGAGCCAGGAGTACAACATCTTGTTGGATGTGAAGACCCGGCTGGAGCAGGAGATCGCCACCTACCGCCGGCTGCTGGATGGCGAGGATGTCCA CTCCTCCTCACAGCACTCATCTGGCCAGTCCTATTCTTCCCGAGAAG CCTTCTCCTCATCCTCTCGCCAGCCTCGGTCCATTCTGAAGGAGCAAGGCTCATCCAGCTTCAGCCAGAGCCAAAGCCAGAGTTCCAGGAACTAA
- the Krt16 gene encoding keratin, type I cytoskeletal 16 isoform X3, producing MTTCSRQFTSSGSMKGSCGISGGSSRISSVLTGGSCRAPSTYGGLSVSSSRFSSGGACGMGGGYGGGFSSSSFGGGLGSGFGGGFGGGSFGGGFGGGLGGGFGGGDGLLVGSEKVTMQNLNDRLASYLDKVRALEEANTDLEVKIRDWYQRQRPTEIKDYSPYFKTIEDLKSKIIAATLENAQPILQIDNARLAADDFRTKYEHELALRQTVEADINGLRRVLDELTLARTDLEMQIESLKEELAYLKKNHEEEMLALRGQTGGDVNVEMDAAPGVDLSRILNEMRDQYEQMAEKNRRDAEAWFLSKTEELNKEVASNSELIQSGRSEVSELRRVFQSLEIELQSQLSMKASLENSLEETKGRYCMQLAQIQGLISSVEEQLAQLRCEMEQQSQEYNILLDVKTRLEQEIATYRRLLDGEDVHSSSSQHSSGHQSSRN from the exons ATGACCACCTGCAGCCGCCAGTTCACCTCCTCTGGCTCCATGAAGGGCTCCTGCGGCATCAGTGGTGGCTCCAGCCGCATCTCCTCCGTCCTGACTGGAGGATCCTGCCGGGCTCCCAGCACCTATGGGGGCCTGTCAGTCAGCTCCTCTCGCTTCTCCTCTGGGGGAGCCTGCGGGATGGGGGGTGGCTACGGTGGGGGCTTCAGCAGTAGCAGCTTTGGGGGTGGCCTGGGTAGTGGCTTTGGGGGTGGCTTCGGTGGTGGCAGCTTTGGGGGTGGCTTCGGTGGCGGTCTTGGTGGTGGCTTCGGTGGTGGTGATGGGCTCCTGGTGGGCAGTGAGAAAGTGACCATGCAGAACCTCAATGACCGGCTGGCCAGCTACCTGGACAAGGTGCGAGCCCTGGAGGAGGCCAACACTGACCTGGAGGTGAAGATCCGTGACTGGTACCAGAGGCAGCGGCCCACTGAGATCAAAGACTACAGCCCTTACTTCAAGACCATCGAGGACCTGAAGAGCAAG ATCATTGCGGCCACTCTGGAGAATGCGCAGCCCATTTTGCAAATCGACAATGCCAGGCTGGCAGCTGACGACTTTAGGACCAA GTATGAGCATGAGCTGGCCCTGCGCCAGACTGTGGAGGCCGACATCAATGGCCTGCGCCGGGTGCTGGATGAGCTGACCCTGGCCAGGACTGACCTGGAGATGCAGATTGAGAGCCTGAAGGAGGAACTGGCCTACCTGAAGAAGAACCATGAGGAG GAGATGCTTGCCTTGAGGGGTCAGACTGGTGGGGATGTCAACGTGGAGATGGACGCAGCCCCTGGTGTGGACCTGAGCCGCATCCTGAATGAGATGCGAGACCAGTATGAGCAGATGGCGGAGAAGAACCGCAGAGATGCGGAGGCCTGGTTCCTGAGCAAG ACTGAAGAGCTGAACAAGGAAGTGGCCTCTAACAGTGAGCTGATACAGAGCGGCCGCAGTGAGGTGTCTGAGCTCCGCAGAGTATTCCAGAGCTTGGAGATCGAACTGCAGTCCCAGCTCAGCATG AAAGCATCCTTGGAGAACAGCCTAGAAGAGACCAAGGGCAGGTACTGCATGCAGCtggcccagatccagggcttgATTAGCAGCGTGGAGGAGCAGCTGGCTCAGCTGCGCTGTGAGATGGAGCAGCAGAGCCAGGAGTACAACATCTTGTTGGATGTGAAGACCCGGCTGGAGCAGGAGATCGCCACCTACCGCCGGCTGCTGGATGGCGAGGATGTCCA CAGCTCCTCCTCACAGCACTCATCTGGCCA CCAGAGTTCCAGGAACTAA